The [Chlorobium] sp. 445 region ATCTGAAAACCGTACCCTAGCACTGTGGTAGTGTGTTATTTGCGTGTAATTTCAAGGCGCACACCGCACCAGTAATTGTCGCTCATCATTAAAAATATCACCACAAAAAATTAGTCAGCTGTGATGAGTAAACTTGCTCTGAACCGAAAGTTTGAACTTGTCTCCGACTACAAACCCATGGGCGATCAGCCCAAAGCTATCGCTGAACTTACTGAAGGTGTCTTACGCGGCGATAAGGCACAAACACTGCTTGGTGTTACAGGCTCAGGCAAAACCTTCACGATTTCAAATGTAATTGCTAATGTCAATAAACCCACGCTTGTCATCTCGCACAACAAAACGCTGGCTGCGCAGCTCTATGGTGAGTTCAAGCAGTTTTTCCCGAACAATGCCGTAGAGTATTTCATCAGCTATTACGACTTCTATCAGCCCGAGGCTTACATTCCTGCAACCGACAAATACATTGCCAAGGACTTTCGCATCAACGATGAAATTGACCGACTGAGACTGCGCGCCACAAGTGCTTTGCTCTCAGGACGCCGTGATGTTATTGTCGTCAGCTCGGTAAGTTGCATCTATGGCTTAGGCTCGCCTGAAGAATGGGCGGCGCAAGTCATTACAATTGAGCAAGGTGAAGCCCGTACGCGCAAAAGTCTTTTGCAAGAGCTGGTCTCTATTCACTACACGCGCAATGACAGCGAGTTTACGCGCGGTAAATTTCGTGTGCGTGGGGATAGCATTGACATTGTGCCTGCCTATGACGACTATGGCATTAGAGTTGAATTTTTCGGTGATGAAATTGACGCTCTTTATTTGCTTGACATCAAAACTGGCAATGTGATTGAGCAAGTGGAGCGCATCACTATCTACCCGGCCAAGCAATTTGTAACGATGGAAGAAAATTTGCATCGTGCCATGCGCGACATTCAAACAGAATTGGCTTGGCGGCTCAGTGTGCTGCGCGATGAAGGCAAGTATGTCGAAGCGCAGCGCTTGGAAGAGCGCACTAAATACGACCTTGAGATGATGCGTGAACTTGGCTACTGCTCGGGCATTGAAAACTACTCACGTCATCTTTCTGGACGCAAAGAAGGTGAGCGTCCGTATTGCCTTTTTGATTATTTCCCAGACGATTTTCTCGTGGTCATTGATGAATCACATGTAACGATTCCGCAAATTCGTGCCA contains the following coding sequences:
- a CDS encoding excinuclease ABC subunit B (The UvrABC repair system catalyzes the recognition and processing of DNA lesions. The beta-hairpin of the Uvr-B subunit is inserted between the strands, where it probes for the presence of a lesion), whose translation is MSKLALNRKFELVSDYKPMGDQPKAIAELTEGVLRGDKAQTLLGVTGSGKTFTISNVIANVNKPTLVISHNKTLAAQLYGEFKQFFPNNAVEYFISYYDFYQPEAYIPATDKYIAKDFRINDEIDRLRLRATSALLSGRRDVIVVSSVSCIYGLGSPEEWAAQVITIEQGEARTRKSLLQELVSIHYTRNDSEFTRGKFRVRGDSIDIVPAYDDYGIRVEFFGDEIDALYLLDIKTGNVIEQVERITIYPAKQFVTMEENLHRAMRDIQTELAWRLSVLRDEGKYVEAQRLEERTKYDLEMMRELGYCSGIENYSRHLSGRKEGERPYCLFDYFPDDFLVVIDESHVTIPQIRAMYAGDRQRKMVLVEHGFRLPSALDNRPLKFEEFEALCPQTIFVSATPAEYELRRSGGVVVEQIIRPTGLLDPDIEVRPVKHQIDDLLEEIRQRVEQGDKILVLTLTKRMSEDLQDYLDRLGIRCQYLHSEIKALERVQILRDLRMNEFDVLIGVNLLREGLDLPEVSLVAILDADKEGFLRDKKSLLQIAGRAARNANGKVILYADKITASMQQVIDETRRRRQLQQAYNETHGITPKTIKKSLEQVITSTSVADANRKLQKERLGIQSFNPENVLLEVMSQMTTEDKLKMLADMYAEMYDAAEKTEYERAAYLRDEIARLEATLDMRKS